From Pseudomonas sp. FP2335, the proteins below share one genomic window:
- the hydA gene encoding dihydropyrimidinase → MSLLIRGATVITHDESYRADVLCAGGLIRAIGTNLDIPAGTEILDGSGQYLMPGGIDPHTHMQLPFMGTVASEDFFSGTAAGLAGGTTSIIDFVIPNPQQSLLEAFHQWRGWAEKSAADYGFHVAITWWSEQVREEMAELVNHHGINSFKHFMAYKNAIMAADDTLVASFERCLELGAVPTVHAENGELVYHLQRKLMAQGITGPEAHPLSRPSQVEGEAASRAIRIAETIGTPLYLVHVSTKEALDEITYARGKGQPVYGEVLAGHLLLDDSVYRHPDWQTAAGYVMSPPFRPRGHQEALWQGLQSGNLHTTATDHCCFCAEQKAAGRDDFSKIPNGTAGIEDRMAVLWDEGVNSGRLSMQDFVALTSTNTAKIFNLYPRKGAIRVGADADLVLWDPEGTRTISAKTHHQQVDFNIFEGKTVRGVPSHTISQGKLVWADGDLRAERGAGRYVERPAYPAVFEQLSKRAAHSRPMAVKR, encoded by the coding sequence ATGTCGCTGTTGATCCGTGGCGCCACCGTTATTACCCATGATGAAAGTTACCGCGCCGATGTTTTATGCGCAGGCGGTCTAATCCGGGCTATTGGTACAAACCTGGATATACCCGCCGGCACTGAAATACTCGACGGCAGCGGCCAATACCTGATGCCCGGCGGCATCGACCCCCACACCCATATGCAACTGCCCTTCATGGGCACCGTGGCCAGCGAAGATTTTTTCAGTGGCACGGCGGCAGGCCTGGCGGGGGGCACCACCTCGATCATCGACTTTGTAATTCCCAACCCGCAGCAGTCCTTGCTCGAAGCCTTTCACCAATGGCGCGGCTGGGCGGAAAAATCCGCCGCCGACTACGGCTTCCACGTGGCGATCACCTGGTGGAGCGAGCAGGTCCGCGAAGAGATGGCCGAACTGGTCAACCACCACGGCATCAACAGCTTCAAGCACTTCATGGCCTACAAGAACGCGATCATGGCGGCGGACGATACCCTGGTAGCCAGCTTCGAGCGCTGCCTGGAACTGGGCGCGGTGCCCACCGTGCACGCCGAAAACGGCGAGCTGGTGTATCACCTGCAACGCAAGCTGATGGCCCAGGGCATTACCGGGCCGGAAGCGCATCCACTGTCGCGCCCCTCCCAGGTCGAAGGCGAAGCGGCCAGCCGCGCGATCCGCATCGCCGAAACCATCGGCACACCGCTGTATCTGGTGCATGTCTCCACCAAAGAAGCGCTGGATGAAATCACCTACGCCCGTGGCAAAGGCCAGCCGGTGTATGGCGAAGTCCTCGCCGGCCACCTACTGCTGGACGACAGCGTCTACCGCCACCCCGACTGGCAAACCGCCGCGGGCTACGTAATGAGCCCGCCGTTCCGCCCACGTGGGCATCAGGAGGCGCTCTGGCAGGGGCTGCAATCGGGCAACCTGCACACCACCGCCACCGACCACTGCTGCTTCTGCGCCGAGCAAAAAGCCGCCGGGCGTGACGACTTCAGCAAGATCCCCAACGGCACTGCCGGTATCGAAGACCGCATGGCGGTGCTGTGGGACGAAGGCGTCAACAGTGGGCGCCTGTCGATGCAGGACTTCGTTGCGCTGACCTCCACCAACACCGCGAAGATCTTCAACCTCTACCCGCGCAAAGGCGCGATCCGGGTGGGCGCGGATGCCGACCTGGTGCTGTGGGACCCCGAGGGTACGCGGACGATTTCCGCCAAGACCCACCATCAACAAGTCGACTTCAACATCTTCGAAGGCAAGACCGTGCGCGGCGTGCCGAGCCATACCATCAGCCAGGGCAAGCTGGTCTGGGCCGATGGCGACCTGCGCGCCGAGCGCGGTGCCGGGCGGTATGTGGAGCGGCCGGCGTATCCGGCGGTGTTTGAGCAGTTGAGCAAGCGGGCTGCGCATTCCAGGCCCATGGCTGTGAAACGCTGA
- a CDS encoding NAD(P)-dependent oxidoreductase, whose protein sequence is MIQTLTHLPHPTEDGPTLAGHFTDLAPPLNARQAQLEASRCLYCYDAPCVNACPSEIDIPSFIRNIHTDNVQGAAQKILSANILGGSCARVCPTEILCQQACVRNNAEECAPVLIGLLQRYAVDNAHFSEHPFHRAASTGKRIAVVGAGPAGLACAHRSAQHGHDVVIFEAREKAGGLNEYGIAKYKLVDDFAQKELDFLLQIGGIEIRHGQRLGDNLTLSDLHQQFDAVFLGLGLAASKQLGLPHEDAPGLLAATDYIRELRQADDLTQLPLADRCIVLGAGNTAIDMAVQMARLGARDVNLVYRRGLADMGATQHEQDIAKANQVRLLTWAQPEEVLLDDQGHVRGMRFLRTRLENGRLHPTGETFELAADAIFKAIGQGFDNAALHDPLAQQLQRVGERIFVDEQLRTSIPGVYAGGDCVSLGQDLTVQAVQHGKLAAIAMHAQLMLNMEAA, encoded by the coding sequence GTGATCCAGACCCTGACCCACCTCCCCCATCCCACCGAAGATGGACCCACCCTCGCCGGCCACTTCACCGACCTGGCACCGCCCCTCAACGCCCGCCAGGCCCAACTGGAAGCCTCGCGCTGCCTGTACTGCTACGACGCGCCGTGCGTGAACGCATGCCCCAGTGAGATCGACATCCCGTCGTTCATCCGCAACATCCACACCGACAACGTGCAAGGCGCCGCGCAGAAAATCCTCTCGGCCAACATCCTCGGCGGCAGCTGCGCGCGGGTTTGCCCCACCGAAATCCTGTGCCAGCAAGCCTGCGTGCGCAACAACGCCGAGGAATGCGCCCCCGTGCTGATCGGCCTGCTGCAACGCTACGCCGTGGACAACGCGCACTTCAGCGAACACCCGTTCCACCGCGCGGCGTCCACCGGCAAGCGCATCGCCGTGGTCGGCGCCGGGCCCGCCGGTCTGGCCTGTGCCCATCGCAGCGCCCAGCACGGCCATGACGTGGTGATCTTCGAAGCCCGGGAAAAAGCCGGCGGCCTGAATGAATACGGGATCGCCAAGTACAAACTGGTGGATGACTTCGCCCAGAAGGAACTGGATTTCCTCCTGCAGATCGGCGGCATCGAGATCCGCCACGGCCAGCGCCTGGGCGACAACCTCACGCTGAGCGACCTGCACCAGCAGTTCGACGCAGTGTTCCTCGGCCTCGGCCTGGCTGCCAGCAAACAACTGGGCCTGCCCCATGAAGATGCCCCCGGGCTGCTCGCCGCCACCGACTACATCCGCGAACTGCGCCAGGCCGATGACCTCACCCAACTGCCCCTGGCCGACCGTTGCATCGTGCTCGGCGCCGGCAACACCGCCATCGACATGGCCGTGCAGATGGCCCGCCTCGGCGCCCGCGATGTAAACCTGGTGTACCGCCGTGGCCTGGCGGACATGGGCGCCACCCAGCATGAGCAGGACATCGCCAAAGCCAACCAGGTGCGCCTGCTGACCTGGGCCCAACCCGAAGAAGTCCTGCTGGATGACCAAGGCCACGTACGCGGCATGCGTTTCCTGCGCACACGCCTGGAAAACGGCCGCCTGCACCCCACCGGCGAAACCTTCGAACTGGCCGCCGATGCGATCTTCAAAGCTATCGGCCAAGGCTTCGACAACGCGGCGCTGCACGATCCACTGGCCCAGCAACTGCAACGCGTCGGCGAGCGGATCTTTGTCGACGAGCAGCTGCGCACCAGCATTCCCGGGGTGTATGCCGGCGGCGATTGCGTCAGCCTCGGCCAGGACCTCACCGTGCAGGCGGTGCAACACGGCAAGCTGGCAGCCATTGCCATGCACGCCCAACTAATGCTGAATATGGAGGCTGCGTAA
- the preA gene encoding NAD-dependent dihydropyrimidine dehydrogenase subunit PreA — protein MADLSIVFAGIKAPNPFWLASAPPTDKAYNVVRAFEAGWGGVVWKTLGEDPAAVNVSSRYSAHYGANREVLGINNIELITDRSLEVNLREITQVKKDWPDRALIVSLMVPCVEQSWKNILPLVEATGCDGIELNFGCPHGMPERGMGAAVGQVPEYVEQVTRWCKTYCSLPVIVKLTPNITDIRVAARAAYRGGADAVSLINTINSITSVDLERMVALPVVGSQSTHGGYCGSAVKPIALNMVAEIARDPQTQGLPICGIGGIGNWRDAAEFVALGCGAVQVCTAAMLHGFRIVEEMKDGLSRWMDSQGYKSLQEFSGRAVGNTTDWKYLDINYQVIAKIDQAACIGCGRCHIACEDTSHQAIASLKQADGTHLYEVIDDECVGCNLCQITCPVADCIEMVAIDTGKPYLNWTQDPRNPYREAV, from the coding sequence ATGGCCGATCTCTCGATTGTGTTCGCCGGTATCAAAGCCCCCAATCCATTCTGGCTGGCCTCTGCGCCACCCACCGACAAGGCCTACAACGTAGTCCGCGCCTTCGAAGCCGGCTGGGGCGGCGTGGTCTGGAAAACCCTGGGTGAAGACCCGGCGGCGGTCAACGTGTCGTCACGTTACTCGGCGCACTACGGCGCCAACCGCGAAGTGCTGGGCATCAACAATATCGAGCTGATCACCGACCGCTCCCTGGAGGTCAACCTGCGGGAAATCACCCAGGTGAAAAAAGACTGGCCCGACCGCGCGCTGATCGTCTCGCTGATGGTGCCGTGTGTGGAGCAATCCTGGAAAAACATCCTGCCCCTGGTGGAAGCCACCGGCTGCGACGGTATCGAGCTGAACTTCGGCTGCCCCCACGGCATGCCCGAGCGCGGCATGGGCGCAGCGGTCGGCCAAGTGCCGGAGTACGTCGAGCAGGTGACGCGCTGGTGCAAGACGTATTGCTCGCTGCCGGTGATCGTCAAGCTCACACCGAATATCACCGACATCCGCGTGGCGGCGCGGGCGGCCTATCGCGGCGGCGCGGATGCGGTGTCGCTGATCAACACCATCAACTCCATCACCAGCGTGGACCTGGAGCGCATGGTCGCCCTGCCCGTGGTCGGCAGCCAAAGCACCCACGGCGGTTATTGCGGCTCGGCGGTCAAGCCGATCGCGCTGAACATGGTCGCCGAAATTGCCCGCGACCCGCAGACCCAGGGCCTGCCGATCTGCGGCATTGGCGGCATCGGCAACTGGCGCGATGCGGCGGAGTTCGTGGCCCTTGGCTGCGGCGCGGTGCAGGTGTGCACGGCGGCGATGCTGCATGGGTTCCGGATTGTGGAAGAGATGAAGGACGGGCTGTCGCGGTGGATGGACAGCCAGGGCTACAAGAGCTTGCAGGAATTCTCCGGGCGGGCGGTGGGCAACACCACGGACTGGAAGTACCTCGACATCAACTACCAGGTCATCGCCAAGATCGATCAGGCGGCATGCATAGGTTGCGGACGTTGCCATATTGCCTGCGAGGACACCTCGCACCAGGCGATTGCGAGTTTGAAACAGGCGGATGGCACGCACCTATACGAGGTCATCGATGACGAGTGCGTGGGCTGCAACCTGTGCCAGATCACCTGCCCGGTAGCGGACTGCATCGAGATGGTGGCGATAGACACTGGCAAGCCGTATTTGAATTGGACGCAGGACCCGCGTAATCCTTATCGGGAGGCTGTGTAG
- a CDS encoding TetR/AcrR family transcriptional regulator produces MGNHKIGIRRVNVEKILLAAEKIFAEKGYGSTAMADIAEEVQLPRSNLHYYFTTKSELYSAVLFDLLEVWKQDALSFETFDDPRVVLSSYIRAKMQRSRTRPYGSKVWANEIIHGAPTLGEALDASLYDWAKMKEAKIRQWVEDKRILPVEPSSLLYMIWASTQHYADFDHQVKILNDHQPLSDMQFERAIQTVTGVILRGIGLEP; encoded by the coding sequence ATGGGCAATCACAAGATTGGCATTCGTCGGGTCAACGTCGAGAAAATCCTGCTGGCGGCAGAGAAGATCTTCGCCGAAAAGGGCTATGGCAGCACCGCCATGGCCGACATCGCTGAAGAAGTGCAACTGCCGCGTTCCAACCTGCACTACTACTTCACCACCAAGAGCGAGCTGTACAGCGCGGTGCTGTTCGACCTGCTGGAAGTGTGGAAGCAGGACGCCCTGAGCTTCGAGACCTTCGATGACCCGCGCGTGGTGCTCAGCAGCTACATCCGCGCCAAGATGCAACGCTCGCGCACGCGGCCGTATGGCTCGAAAGTCTGGGCCAACGAAATCATCCACGGTGCGCCCACACTGGGTGAGGCGTTGGATGCCAGCCTGTACGACTGGGCCAAGATGAAAGAGGCGAAGATTCGCCAGTGGGTGGAGGACAAGCGCATCCTGCCGGTGGAACCGTCGAGCCTGCTGTACATGATCTGGGCGTCGACCCAGCACTACGCGGACTTTGATCACCAGGTGAAGATTCTGAATGATCACCAGCCGTTGTCGGATATGCAGTTCGAGCGGGCGATCCAGACGGTGACCGGGGTGATTTTGCGCGGGATTGGGTTGGAGCCCTGA
- the copC gene encoding copper homeostasis periplasmic binding protein CopC, translating to MLIKKTLTTLTLLASLLGASAAFAHAHLKSATPAADSTVAAPADLRLTFSEGVEATFTKVSLSKDGTEVAIKGLATPDKDKKTLVVTPAAPLAAGNYKVVWNAVSVDTHKSNGEYSFKVGQ from the coding sequence ATGTTGATCAAAAAGACCCTGACCACCCTCACCCTGCTCGCTTCCCTGCTGGGCGCTTCGGCGGCCTTTGCCCACGCCCACCTGAAAAGCGCCACGCCCGCCGCCGACAGCACCGTCGCCGCGCCCGCCGACCTGCGCCTGACCTTCAGCGAAGGCGTCGAAGCCACCTTCACCAAGGTCTCCCTGAGCAAAGACGGCACCGAAGTCGCCATCAAGGGCCTGGCAACCCCGGACAAGGACAAAAAAACCCTGGTGGTCACCCCTGCCGCGCCGCTGGCTGCCGGCAACTACAAGGTGGTGTGGAACGCGGTATCGGTCGACACCCACAAGAGCAACGGTGAATACAGCTTCAAGGTCGGCCAATAA
- the copD gene encoding copper homeostasis membrane protein CopD, with protein MATLLVLCRFVHFIAVLLMFGACVLKPWLLGNEVQPVLDRQLLRGTRALAWVALLSGITWLLLITASMAGSWDAAWQPTTVELVLGKTFFGQVWVWHLLLNLLLLTALIKPWPTLRLPLIALLLATLAPVGHGAMLDGLSGRLLILNQVVHLACVGAWLGGLWVLVLILRQTQGYALEPILRRFSGVGYGLVAGLLVTGLINVRVLTGQLWPTPLFSGFALILLIKVMLVLGMLALALLNRLRIERCDERQGSLKASVLLEWLLGISAVAAVSLLGTLPPMVMTQ; from the coding sequence ATGGCGACGCTGTTGGTGCTGTGCCGTTTCGTGCATTTCATTGCGGTGCTGTTGATGTTCGGGGCCTGCGTGCTCAAGCCCTGGCTGCTCGGCAACGAAGTGCAACCGGTGCTGGACCGGCAACTGCTGCGCGGCACCCGGGCACTGGCCTGGGTCGCGCTGTTGTCTGGGATCACCTGGCTGCTGCTGATCACCGCCAGCATGGCTGGCAGTTGGGACGCCGCATGGCAACCGACCACCGTCGAGTTGGTGCTGGGCAAGACGTTTTTTGGCCAGGTGTGGGTGTGGCATCTGCTGCTCAACCTGTTGCTGTTGACCGCATTGATCAAACCCTGGCCGACGCTGCGCCTGCCGCTGATCGCGTTGCTGCTGGCCACCCTCGCCCCCGTGGGCCATGGCGCCATGCTCGATGGGCTCAGCGGGCGCCTGCTGATCCTCAATCAGGTGGTGCACCTGGCCTGCGTCGGCGCCTGGCTCGGCGGTTTGTGGGTGCTGGTGTTGATCCTGCGCCAAACCCAGGGCTATGCGCTGGAGCCGATCTTGCGGCGGTTCAGCGGCGTGGGCTATGGCTTGGTTGCGGGATTGTTGGTGACCGGGTTGATCAACGTTCGCGTGCTGACTGGTCAGCTATGGCCAACGCCGCTGTTCAGCGGTTTCGCGTTGATTCTGCTGATCAAGGTGATGCTGGTGCTGGGCATGCTCGCCCTGGCGCTGTTGAATCGATTACGAATCGAACGCTGTGACGAACGCCAAGGCAGCCTGAAGGCCAGTGTGCTGCTGGAGTGGCTGCTGGGCATTTCAGCGGTCGCCGCCGTGTCCCTCCTCGGCACCCTGCCGCCGATGGTCATGACCCAGTAG
- a CDS encoding OprD family porin, with the protein MSQFARNSCVRLGLVSLGSLIVTLPLGAHADGFLDDAKATLNLRNAYFNRNFTNPSNPQAKAQEWTQNFILDAKSGFTQGTVGFGIDVLGLYSQKLDGGKGTGGTQLLPIHSDGRPADNFGRLGVALKTRLSKTELKVGEWMPVLPILRSDDGRSLPQTFRGGQLTSNEIAGLTLYGGQFRGNSPRNDASMEDMFMNGKAAFTSDRFNFGGAEYSFNEKRTQVGLWYAELSDIYQQQYLNLTHSQPVGDWTLGANLGFFTGKEDGSALAGDLDNKTAFALLSARYGGNTFYVGLQKLTGDSAWMKINGTSGGTLANDSYNASYDNAKEKSWQVRHDFNFVVLGVPGLTLMNRYISGSNVHTGTITDGKEWGRESELAYTVQSGALKNLNVKWRNSTMRRDFSNNEFDENRLFISYPISLL; encoded by the coding sequence GTGAGTCAATTCGCCCGCAATTCCTGCGTACGCCTGGGCCTTGTCAGCCTCGGCAGCCTGATCGTCACCCTGCCCCTCGGCGCCCACGCCGACGGCTTTCTCGATGACGCCAAGGCCACGCTCAACCTGCGCAACGCCTACTTCAACCGCAACTTCACCAACCCGAGCAACCCCCAGGCCAAGGCGCAAGAGTGGACGCAGAACTTCATTCTCGACGCCAAGTCCGGCTTCACCCAAGGTACCGTGGGCTTTGGCATTGACGTGCTGGGCCTGTACTCGCAGAAGCTCGACGGCGGCAAAGGCACGGGTGGCACCCAATTGTTGCCGATCCACAGCGACGGCCGCCCGGCAGACAACTTCGGACGCCTGGGCGTGGCGCTGAAAACCCGCTTGTCGAAGACCGAACTGAAGGTCGGCGAATGGATGCCGGTGCTGCCGATCCTGCGCTCCGACGACGGCCGCTCCCTGCCCCAGACCTTTCGTGGCGGCCAGCTCACCTCCAATGAAATCGCCGGCCTGACCCTCTACGGCGGCCAGTTCCGTGGCAACAGCCCACGCAACGACGCGAGCATGGAAGACATGTTCATGAACGGCAAAGCCGCGTTCACCTCCGATCGTTTCAACTTCGGCGGCGCCGAATACAGCTTCAACGAAAAGCGCACCCAGGTCGGCCTGTGGTACGCCGAACTCAGCGACATCTACCAGCAACAGTACCTCAACCTCACGCACAGCCAGCCCGTAGGCGACTGGACCTTGGGCGCCAACCTCGGTTTCTTCACCGGCAAGGAAGACGGCAGCGCCCTGGCTGGCGACCTCGACAACAAGACCGCTTTCGCCCTGCTCTCGGCACGCTACGGCGGCAACACCTTCTATGTGGGCCTGCAGAAACTCACCGGCGACAGCGCCTGGATGAAGATCAACGGCACCAGCGGCGGCACCCTGGCCAACGACAGCTACAACGCCAGCTACGACAACGCCAAGGAAAAGTCCTGGCAGGTGCGGCACGACTTCAACTTCGTGGTGCTTGGCGTGCCGGGGCTGACGCTGATGAATCGCTACATCAGTGGCAGTAACGTGCACACCGGAACGATCACCGACGGCAAGGAATGGGGCCGCGAGTCGGAACTGGCCTACACCGTGCAAAGTGGCGCGCTGAAGAACCTGAACGTGAAATGGCGAAACTCGACCATGCGTCGCGACTTCAGCAACAATGAGTTCGACGAGAACCGACTCTTCATCAGCTACCCGATTTCACTGCTGTAA
- a CDS encoding NAD(P)-dependent oxidoreductase — protein MTTTTPAPFNRLLLTGAAGGLGKVLRERLRPYARVLRLSDIAEMAPAADDAEEVQPCDLADKQAVHRLVEGVDAILHFGGVSVERSFEEVLGANISGIFHIYEAARRHGVKRVIFASSNHVIGFHKQGEILDAHSPRRPDSYYGLSKSYGEDMASFYFDRYGIQTVSIRIGSSFPQPQNRRMMHTWLSFDDLTQLLERALYTPDVGHTVVYGMSDNLDTWWDNRYAAHLGYAPKDNSEVFRAQVEALPPVAADDPAKVYQGGAFCAAGPFGD, from the coding sequence ATGACCACGACCACTCCCGCTCCCTTCAACCGCCTGCTGCTCACTGGTGCCGCCGGTGGCCTGGGCAAAGTCCTGCGTGAACGCCTGCGCCCTTATGCCCGCGTACTGCGCCTGTCGGACATCGCCGAGATGGCCCCGGCCGCTGACGACGCCGAAGAAGTCCAACCCTGCGACCTCGCCGACAAACAAGCCGTGCACCGGTTGGTGGAAGGCGTCGACGCCATCCTGCACTTTGGCGGTGTATCGGTGGAGCGTTCCTTTGAAGAGGTCCTCGGCGCCAACATCAGCGGGATTTTCCATATCTACGAAGCTGCACGTCGGCATGGGGTCAAACGTGTGATCTTCGCCAGTTCCAACCACGTGATCGGCTTTCACAAACAAGGTGAAATCCTCGACGCCCATTCGCCCCGTCGCCCGGACAGCTACTACGGCCTGTCCAAGTCCTACGGCGAGGACATGGCCAGTTTCTACTTCGATCGCTACGGCATCCAGACCGTGAGCATCCGCATCGGCTCGTCGTTCCCGCAACCGCAGAACCGCCGCATGATGCACACCTGGCTAAGCTTCGATGACCTGACCCAACTGCTCGAACGCGCGCTGTACACGCCAGACGTCGGCCACACCGTGGTCTACGGCATGTCGGATAACCTCGACACCTGGTGGGACAACCGCTACGCCGCACACCTGGGCTACGCGCCCAAGGATAACTCCGAAGTGTTCCGCGCCCAGGTCGAAGCCCTGCCACCAGTGGCCGCCGATGATCCGGCCAAGGTCTACCAGGGCGGCGCCTTCTGCGCGGCCGGGCCGTTCGGGGACTGA
- a CDS encoding SMP-30/gluconolactonase/LRE family protein: MSAELIVNARNVVGECPVWVPAENALYWVDIPHGGLQRWSAASGHIAAWKAPQMLACIARTTAGNWVAGMESGFFQLTAHNDGSLDSTPLARVEHPRADMRLNDGRCDRQGRFWAGSMVLDMGLNAAAGILYRYTAGQAPHAELDGFITLNGLAFSPDGRTMYASDSHPLVQQIWVFDYDIDSGTPSNRRLFVDMHQHPGRPDGAAVDADGCYWICANDAGLIHRFTPDGRLDRSLSVPVKKPTMCAFGGSRLDTLFVTSIRDDPSEQSLSGGVFALNPGVQGLPEPTFTL; the protein is encoded by the coding sequence ATGAGTGCAGAACTGATTGTCAACGCCCGCAACGTCGTAGGCGAATGCCCGGTGTGGGTGCCCGCAGAAAACGCACTGTACTGGGTGGACATCCCCCACGGCGGCCTGCAACGCTGGAGCGCCGCCAGCGGCCACATCGCCGCCTGGAAAGCCCCGCAGATGCTCGCCTGCATTGCCCGCACGACGGCGGGCAACTGGGTCGCCGGCATGGAAAGCGGCTTTTTCCAGCTCACCGCGCACAACGACGGCAGCCTCGACAGCACGCCCTTGGCCCGCGTCGAACACCCCCGCGCGGACATGCGCCTGAACGATGGCCGCTGTGATCGCCAGGGCCGCTTCTGGGCCGGCAGCATGGTGCTGGACATGGGCTTGAATGCGGCCGCAGGCATTCTGTATCGGTACACCGCTGGCCAGGCGCCCCATGCCGAACTGGACGGTTTCATCACCCTCAACGGCCTGGCCTTCAGCCCCGATGGGCGCACGATGTACGCCTCGGACTCTCACCCGTTGGTGCAACAGATCTGGGTATTCGACTACGACATCGACAGCGGCACGCCATCCAACCGCCGCCTATTCGTGGACATGCACCAGCACCCCGGCCGCCCCGACGGCGCCGCAGTGGACGCCGACGGTTGCTACTGGATCTGCGCCAACGACGCCGGGCTGATCCACCGTTTCACCCCCGACGGACGCCTCGACCGCTCCCTCAGCGTCCCGGTGAAAAAGCCCACCATGTGCGCCTTTGGCGGCAGCCGGTTGGACACACTGTTCGTCACCTCGATCCGCGATGATCCGAGCGAACAGTCGCTGTCGGGTGGCGTGTTTGCCCTCAATCCTGGCGTGCAGGGTTTGCCCGAGCCGACTTTCACCCTCTGA
- a CDS encoding aldose 1-epimerase: MIELKDALTHLTLAPAIGGSIVNWQVIATGQPLLRHSDEHAVNSGLPGKLGCYPLAPWSNRIAAGGFNNPDGWLALQPNSRTDPLPIHGSAWQQAWQVVSQSADEVVMQVLCDTPFAYRAEQRFGLRDGELNIALTVTHLAEKAAWHGLGLHPYLPRTPGTRLQAKASQVWLSDAAKLPTGLAPVPVDWDFQQLKGLPDGLVDNGFCHWDGQCRIEQPDLGYALECQASGADYFLLYCPPGLEFFCIEPVSHPVNAHHLPGKPGLKLLEQNQSAHLSFKLKYLPTVGAGLLANTVAQ; this comes from the coding sequence ATGATCGAACTCAAAGACGCCCTCACCCACCTCACCCTGGCCCCCGCCATCGGCGGCAGCATCGTCAACTGGCAGGTCATCGCCACCGGCCAGCCATTGTTGCGCCACAGCGATGAGCACGCCGTGAACAGCGGCCTGCCGGGCAAACTGGGCTGCTACCCACTCGCGCCCTGGTCCAACCGCATCGCGGCAGGCGGCTTCAACAACCCCGACGGCTGGCTGGCCCTGCAACCCAACAGCCGCACCGACCCGTTGCCGATCCACGGTTCGGCGTGGCAGCAGGCGTGGCAGGTGGTCAGCCAGTCGGCGGATGAAGTGGTGATGCAGGTGTTGTGCGACACACCGTTCGCCTATCGCGCCGAGCAACGCTTTGGCTTGCGGGACGGTGAGTTGAACATCGCGTTAACGGTCACGCACCTGGCCGAGAAAGCCGCGTGGCATGGGTTGGGACTGCATCCGTATTTGCCCCGCACACCCGGCACGCGGTTGCAGGCCAAGGCTTCGCAGGTGTGGCTCAGTGATGCGGCGAAACTGCCCACGGGCCTGGCGCCGGTGCCAGTGGATTGGGATTTCCAACAGTTGAAAGGCCTGCCCGACGGCCTGGTCGACAACGGCTTCTGTCACTGGGATGGGCAGTGCCGCATCGAGCAACCGGACCTGGGTTACGCCCTGGAATGCCAGGCCAGCGGCGCCGATTACTTCCTGCTCTACTGCCCGCCGGGGTTGGAGTTCTTTTGCATCGAGCCGGTAAGCCACCCGGTGAATGCCCATCATCTGCCCGGCAAGCCGGGGTTAAAGTTGCTGGAACAAAACCAGTCGGCACATCTGTCATTCAAGCTGAAATACCTTCCAACTGTGGGAGCGGGCTTGCTCGCGAATACGGTGGCGCAGTAA